Within Desulfocurvibacter africanus subsp. africanus DSM 2603, the genomic segment GGACAACAAGATCTTCGGCTGCGGGGCCGAGGGCATCCTGCTGGACGGGCGCATGACCGGCTGGGTCGTGCAGCGCAACGAGATCTACAACTGCGCCCAGCTGCACAACGAGCTTGTCGGCGGCCATGCCCAGCAGGAGTGGTCCGGCGCGATCAAGGTCTGGGGCTGGATCAAGGCCGGCTATGTCGGCACGCTGACCATCCAGAACAACTACATCCACGACATCCAGCCGCAGTTTGGGGCCGGGAGCGTAGACCACAAGCGTTACGTGGGCATCTGGCTCGACGAGCTGATCGACCCCACCGGCCGCCCGCTCATCGCCCGCAACAGGATCGTCAACACGGCCAGCCGCGGCATCTTCGTCGAAAAGTCCTCCAACGTGGACGTGGCCTACAACCTCGTGGAGCGTTGCGCTTCCATCCAGTACTGCGCCGGCATCCAGATCGAGGGCAACTACGGCCAGGGCGCGCACGACAACCACGTGTTCAACAACACCATCTACGGCGGCTACTGGGGCATCGCGATCAAGACCTTCGAGGCCAAGGGCCTGGCTAACAACGTGGTGCGCAACAACATCATATCCGACACGGAGGCCGAGCGGCTGTACGCGGTGGATGGCGGCGACAACAACGGCGTGAACGGCTCGGGCAACATCTACGAGTACAACAGCTTCGGCCCCCAGTCCTCGGGCTTCGTGCGCTTCGGCCCCTCCTGTTCGACCTACGACTGCCTGGACAAGCATTACAGGCGGCCCATGAATAATGTCCGGGGCGATCCGTTGCTGGTCGACCCGGCCAACGGTGACTTCCGGCTGAGGGCCGGCTCGCCGTGCATCAATGCCGGCAAGGTCCGAGGCATGACTAGGGGTCCGTCGGCCGCGCGGGTCAAGTCGGATGCGCCGGATCTCGGAGCCTTGGAATACAGGCGGGTTGATTTTGGCTCTGGCGGGTGAAACCGGCGTCAATGAGCAGAAAGAGCGGATTCCGAAGCTAGGCAGTATTCCTTGGACGATCGGCCATGCAGCCATTACCTGTTCGTCCCTCGCGGCACGCGTCTCTCCACGGGCCTTTTGCCTGGACTCCAAGTCTGCAACGACAATTCCGGGCTTCTGCGGCGCCTGAACTCGCCAATAATGTCGCTGGCTCCGAAGACGTTCCTGCACATGACCGAGGGGGCTTCGTCGGGCTGCACGACCAGGCGTGGGAGCGGCAAGTGGGTGGCAGGCACCCTGATCCGGCTGGAATGGGTGCTGAAGACCAGCCGAAAGCCCCGAGCGACGAGTTCCTGCAGATGCCGGCGCGTATAGCTTTCCCCCTGGCCGTAGGGCAGGGCGAAGGCCCAGGGCCGGAATCC encodes:
- a CDS encoding right-handed parallel beta-helix repeat-containing protein encodes the protein MNTRRICLLLTVLAVLFVAGPAMAATYFVSPAGNDGAAGTSQGTAWKSLAKVASSALRAGDVVQLARGGVWRESLSLPSSGITLTAYGSGNAPVISGANIVSGMYAEAQSAGVTWIGSISTQPAQVFVNGVRGQRVGSAGEVNAARKWHWSNGRLTVFWDSGSAPAVEASLRQTVLNYNGHSNVVVDGLRIERATDTCVNMGVGNSNVLRNSVVADSFIKGVRSSGEAQHNNGRIEDNKIFGCGAEGILLDGRMTGWVVQRNEIYNCAQLHNELVGGHAQQEWSGAIKVWGWIKAGYVGTLTIQNNYIHDIQPQFGAGSVDHKRYVGIWLDELIDPTGRPLIARNRIVNTASRGIFVEKSSNVDVAYNLVERCASIQYCAGIQIEGNYGQGAHDNHVFNNTIYGGYWGIAIKTFEAKGLANNVVRNNIISDTEAERLYAVDGGDNNGVNGSGNIYEYNSFGPQSSGFVRFGPSCSTYDCLDKHYRRPMNNVRGDPLLVDPANGDFRLRAGSPCINAGKVRGMTRGPSAARVKSDAPDLGALEYRRVDFGSGG